A single region of the Prevotella sp. HUN102 genome encodes:
- a CDS encoding B3/4 domain-containing protein: protein MEVIVSNEIGSVCPTFVGACVDAKVKNTKYCQALWDEINALTERFCAELTTETLKDISGIAATRRVYRACGKDPSRYRPASEALIRRILQGKELYQIDTLVDLINLASIAYGYSIGGFDADKFVGTTLTLGIGKEGEPYEGIGRGMINIHGLPVYRDAEGGVGTPTSDNERTKIDTNTTHLVVLINGYDGNEENVRKNAEFIQELLRKYCESDGGTYTMY, encoded by the coding sequence ATGGAAGTAATTGTAAGCAATGAAATAGGAAGTGTCTGCCCAACATTCGTTGGTGCTTGCGTGGATGCAAAGGTCAAGAATACAAAATACTGTCAGGCACTATGGGACGAAATTAACGCATTGACTGAAAGGTTTTGCGCAGAACTCACAACCGAAACGTTGAAAGATATTTCTGGCATAGCTGCCACACGCAGAGTTTATCGTGCTTGCGGGAAAGACCCATCGCGTTATCGTCCTGCTTCCGAAGCCCTAATCCGCCGTATATTGCAAGGTAAGGAACTCTATCAGATTGACACATTGGTAGACCTTATCAACCTTGCATCTATCGCCTACGGCTACAGTATTGGTGGTTTCGATGCCGATAAATTTGTTGGCACAACGCTCACGCTCGGTATCGGCAAAGAAGGCGAACCCTATGAAGGTATCGGACGAGGTATGATCAACATTCACGGATTGCCTGTATATCGTGATGCAGAAGGAGGTGTAGGAACTCCCACATCCGACAATGAGCGTACGAAAATTGATACCAACACCACTCATCTTGTTGTTCTTATCAATGGCTACGACGGCAATGAAGAGAATGTGCGCAAGAATGCAGAGTTTATTCAGGAACTTTTGAGAAAGTATTGCGAGAGCGACGGTGGAACTTACACAATGTATTAG
- a CDS encoding BRCT domain-containing protein, producing MQSLISKLNAASDAYYNGQAELMSDHEWDAAFDELKRLEEATGTILPNSPTANVSADNVAGTKEEHEFATLSLAKTKKPEELVKWAEGRPIWLSWKLDGLTLVATYDNGRLTKVVTRGNGHIGTNITHLSKAIDGILPTINNTGHIVIRGEAVISYTDFNQFNLESEEEYANPRNLASGSLTLKDINEVKARHLRWIPFTLVYSDEEHTSWGEQMQFLEKLGFKTVDHEEISNPTLDNIESVIDKWTRRLQGEKAYPNLSKGRNAAVDSEGLLLLDTPTANEQTRKSSSLEKPERVSAFDYPVDGLVICYDDTEFAASGSVTGHHATRGGYAFKWQDESAETKLEYIEWSCAASTISPVAVFKPVELEGTTVKRASLCNISECERLGIGDKGTKISVIKANKIIPKVINVTERLGVLTIPETCPVCKAQTVITESESSNTKTLHCTNEYCPAKQLKKFARFVSKEGVNIDGLSEQTVQKFINLGWVSEYADLFHLNEHANELRVMEGFGDKSVKKLLDSIAKARTVEARRLLFALNIPLVGQDVCTRLLSSQPLEELISTARTTDDSTVFSSIDGIGPEKSSSFVKWMQDENNKKVLDNLLSELTITQTSKESQGARCEGLTFVVTGDVHHYKNRNELKAYIESQGGKVTGSVSKSTNYLINNDVNSTSGKNKKAQQLNIPIISEDQFIERFSS from the coding sequence ATGCAATCCCTCATTTCGAAACTCAACGCAGCTTCAGATGCCTACTACAATGGACAGGCTGAACTGATGTCTGACCACGAATGGGATGCAGCCTTCGATGAATTAAAGAGACTGGAAGAAGCCACCGGCACTATCCTACCCAATTCCCCAACGGCAAATGTAAGTGCAGACAATGTGGCAGGTACAAAAGAGGAACACGAATTTGCTACACTTTCATTGGCAAAAACCAAGAAGCCCGAAGAACTTGTGAAATGGGCGGAAGGCCGTCCTATATGGCTTTCTTGGAAATTGGACGGTTTAACGCTCGTAGCAACTTACGATAATGGCAGATTAACTAAGGTGGTTACACGTGGGAATGGGCATATCGGCACGAATATCACGCATTTGTCGAAGGCCATCGACGGCATTCTTCCAACAATAAATAACACGGGACATATCGTAATCCGTGGCGAAGCCGTTATCAGTTATACTGATTTCAACCAGTTCAATCTTGAATCAGAAGAAGAATATGCAAACCCCCGCAATCTCGCTTCGGGTTCTCTGACACTCAAAGATATAAACGAAGTAAAAGCACGACACCTCCGTTGGATTCCATTTACTCTCGTTTATAGCGATGAAGAGCACACGTCGTGGGGCGAACAAATGCAATTCCTTGAAAAACTCGGCTTTAAGACAGTCGATCACGAGGAAATCAGCAATCCAACATTAGATAATATAGAATCCGTTATTGATAAATGGACAAGGAGATTACAAGGAGAAAAAGCCTATCCAAACCTATCTAAGGGAAGGAATGCCGCAGTTGATAGTGAGGGTTTACTTTTGTTGGATACGCCAACAGCCAATGAGCAAACAAGAAAATCTTCTTCTTTGGAAAAACCTGAAAGAGTTTCAGCCTTCGATTATCCCGTTGATGGTCTCGTAATCTGCTACGACGACACGGAATTTGCAGCAAGTGGGTCAGTAACTGGGCATCACGCGACACGTGGGGGATATGCTTTCAAATGGCAAGATGAAAGCGCAGAAACGAAATTGGAGTATATAGAATGGTCGTGTGCAGCTTCCACAATATCACCAGTAGCCGTATTCAAGCCTGTTGAGTTGGAAGGAACAACAGTAAAACGTGCAAGTCTCTGCAATATTTCTGAATGCGAGCGACTGGGAATTGGCGACAAAGGAACGAAAATTTCAGTAATTAAAGCCAATAAAATAATTCCGAAAGTTATCAATGTTACTGAAAGATTGGGCGTTCTCACAATTCCTGAAACTTGTCCGGTATGCAAAGCTCAGACAGTAATTACTGAAAGTGAAAGCAGCAATACAAAAACCTTACATTGCACAAACGAATATTGTCCGGCAAAACAACTCAAGAAATTCGCCCGTTTCGTTTCAAAAGAAGGTGTAAATATCGACGGTCTGTCGGAACAGACTGTTCAAAAATTCATCAATCTTGGATGGGTGTCAGAATATGCCGACCTTTTCCATCTCAATGAGCACGCCAACGAACTGCGTGTTATGGAGGGTTTCGGCGACAAGAGCGTCAAGAAACTGTTGGATTCCATAGCAAAAGCTCGAACTGTTGAAGCACGGCGATTGCTTTTCGCCCTCAATATTCCATTAGTAGGGCAAGATGTCTGCACACGCTTGCTATCCTCTCAGCCATTGGAAGAACTGATTAGCACGGCAAGAACGACTGATGATTCCACCGTCTTCTCATCCATTGACGGTATCGGACCGGAAAAGAGTTCCAGTTTCGTTAAATGGATGCAGGATGAAAACAATAAAAAAGTTTTGGACAACCTGCTTTCGGAGCTAACCATCACACAAACATCGAAAGAATCGCAAGGTGCACGATGCGAAGGACTTACATTTGTTGTTACAGGCGACGTACATCATTACAAGAACAGAAATGAATTGAAAGCCTACATCGAAAGTCAAGGTGGTAAGGTTACCGGCAGTGTTTCCAAATCTACCAACTATCTTATTAATAATGACGTAAACAGCACTTCCGGAAAGAACAAGAAAGCACAGCAACTGAACATTCCTATCATTTCGGAAGACCAATTCATTGAGAGATTTAGTTCTTAG
- a CDS encoding nitroreductase family protein — MTLQEILSHRRAVRHFDSNKPLDKERVKECIRKSTLAPTSSNMQLWECYHVTDKGTMTLLSKACLNQLTATSAQQMVVYVTRQDKYKAHAQAVKVFERENTRHNSPKEKQEKRIKKWDLYYGKVMPLLYSRFFGMAGLGRKMLAQTIGVFRPIVRQVSEGDVRVVVHKSCALAVQTFMLAMSEEGYDTCPLEGFDSRLVKKALNLPYNCEINMIITCGIRLSDGVWGDRFRIPFEEIYHHI, encoded by the coding sequence ATGACATTACAGGAAATATTGTCCCACCGTCGGGCTGTTCGCCATTTTGATTCCAATAAACCTTTAGACAAAGAACGTGTAAAGGAGTGTATCCGCAAGTCTACACTCGCCCCGACAAGTTCCAATATGCAACTTTGGGAGTGCTATCACGTTACTGATAAAGGCACAATGACTTTGCTTTCCAAGGCTTGTCTCAATCAATTGACTGCAACCTCTGCCCAACAGATGGTGGTTTATGTTACCCGACAAGACAAGTACAAGGCTCACGCACAGGCTGTAAAAGTCTTTGAGCGAGAGAATACTCGGCACAATAGCCCCAAAGAAAAACAAGAAAAGCGTATAAAGAAATGGGATTTATATTATGGCAAGGTTATGCCTCTCCTTTATTCCCGTTTCTTTGGTATGGCAGGTTTAGGACGAAAGATGCTTGCTCAGACTATCGGAGTCTTCAGACCGATTGTTCGGCAAGTATCAGAAGGAGACGTTAGAGTTGTTGTCCATAAGAGTTGTGCGCTTGCAGTCCAGACGTTTATGCTTGCAATGAGCGAAGAGGGTTACGATACCTGTCCTCTTGAAGGCTTTGATAGCCGACTGGTTAAGAAAGCATTGAATCTCCCTTATAACTGCGAAATCAATATGATAATTACCTGCGGCATTCGTTTGTCCGACGGCGTTTGGGGAGATCGCTTCCGAATTCCATTTGAAGAAATATACCATCATATATAA